Proteins from one Lepidochelys kempii isolate rLepKem1 chromosome 6, rLepKem1.hap2, whole genome shotgun sequence genomic window:
- the INAFM2 gene encoding putative transmembrane protein INAFM2 — protein sequence MKEKEPPAERGKPATYTGDKKARMAAKTNKKWVRLATVLAYVLSVSLAAIVLAVYYSLIWQPVRQPRPPTGPSAAAAGRTTPGPPTEPHRGAGPTEPPARPGSGQGAGGTERAATSPPPRAEPGPAPDPTVLQRVHRSH from the coding sequence ATGAAGGAGAAGGAGCCGCcggcggagcggggcaagcccgcCACCTACACCGGGGACAAGAAGGCGCGGATGGCGGCCAAGACCAACAAGAAGTGGGTGCGCCTGGCCACGGTGCTGGCCTACGTGCTCTCCGTCTCGCTGGCCGCCATCGTGCTCGCCGTCTACTACAGCCTCATCTGGCAGCCGGTGCGCCAGCCGCGCCCGCCGACAGGGCCCAGCGCCGCAGCCGCCGGCCGGACGACGCCAGGGCCCCCCACGGAGCCGCACCGGGGAGCCGGCCCCACGGAGCCGCCTGCGCGGCCGGGTTCCGGCCAAGGGGCGGGCGGGACTGAGCGCGCTGCCACTTCGCCACCGCCGCGGGCCGAGCCCGGCCCAGCCCCCGACCCCACCGTGCTGCAGCGAGTGCACCGGAGCCACTGA